In the Oncorhynchus keta strain PuntledgeMale-10-30-2019 chromosome 32, Oket_V2, whole genome shotgun sequence genome, TGAGGGAGTCCTCCTCCGGGTCAGTATATTGAGGGAGTCCTCATCCAGGTCAGTATATTGAGGGAGTCCTCCTCCGGGTCAGTATATTGAGGGAGTCCTCATCCAGGTCAGTATATTGAGGGAGTCCTCCTCCGGGTCAGTATATTGAGGGAGTCCTCCTCCAGGTCAGTATATTGAGGGAGTCCTCCTCCAGGTCAGTATATTGAGGGAGTCCTCCTCCGGGTCAGTATATTGAGGTAGTCCTCGTCCAGGTCAGTATGTTGAGGGAGTCCTCCTCCAGGTCAGTATATTGAGGGAGTCCTCATCCAGGTCAGTATGTTGAGGGAGTCCTCCTCCAGGTCAGTATATTGAGGGAGTCCTCCTTCAGGTCAGTATATTGAGGTAGTCCTCGTCCAGGTCAGTATGTTGAGGTAGTCCTCGTCCAGGTCAGTATGTTGAGGTAGTCCTCCTCCAGGTCAGTATATTGAGGGAGTCCTCCTCCAGGTCAGTATATTGAGGGAGTCCTCCTCCAGGTCAGTATGTTGAGGGAGTCCTCCTCCAGGTCAGTATATTGAGGGAGTCCTCATCCAGGTCAGTATATTGAGGGAGTCCTCATCCAGGTCAGTATATTGAGGGAGTCCTCATCCAGGTCAGTATATTGAGGGAGTCCTCATCCAGGTCAGTATATTGAGGGAGTCCTCCTCCAGGTCAGTATATTGAGGGAGTCCTCCTCCAGGTCAGTATATTGAGGGAGTCCTCCTCCAGGTCAGTATATTGAGGGAGTCCTCCTCCAGGTCAGTATATTGAGGGAGTCCTCCTCCAGGTCAGTATATTGAGGGAGTCCTCATCCAGGTCAGTATATTGAGGGAGTCCTCATCCAGGTCAGTATGTTGAGGGAGTCCTCCTCCAGGTCAGTATATTGAGGGAGTCCTCCTCCAGGTCATTATATTGAGGGAGTCCTCATCCAGGTCAGTATGTTGAGGGAGTCCTCCTCCAGGTCAGTATATTGAGGGAGTCCTCATCCAGGTCAGTATATTGAGGTAGTCCTCCTCCAGGTCAGTATATTCATTACTGCAGGCTGTTTCTCTAACTCTACTCTAATACCCTTTTCATTTTATCTCAGGCAAGTTGGATTTCCCTGCTGTAAAAGTGTCAATGAAGGATATGAAGGTCACAGTGAGCTTCGACAACCCTTACCACCTGTACACAGAACTGAAAGAGTCTCGCATGGGTGAAGATGACAAACGCTTCCTATCCCAAGTAACCTATGAAAATGTAAGTATGATGAAAATTGCCCTTAATTGGTTAGAATCTACAGTGTACATGCAGAGGGTACACACAGGTTATATCCATTGAATTACTTTGCTCGGTGCATTAGTAACGATGACCCAACGTTGACATCTATGGATACTTAACGATGATGTtgacatttagattttttttgtctgcAGACTAATCACACGTTTGAGTGCCAGATAGAAGACAAAGTCTGCCATCATCACTTCACCGTCCTGGGGAACAAGGAGAAGTACTGTGTTAGTCTGGAGGGGAATGCAATGGTCCACCGAGTTATGTTCAACAGAAAAGGGCCCATCTGTGTCAATGAAGAGAGTGCGTACACTACCTTTGTTGACATGACACTTTATTTGTAATGTCTGGTCCAAGTATTTAACTCTTTGTATGAATTATTGCAGTTTTGATGGAATTATTATAGTCAAAATGAATAGCGGCCATGGAAAGTTAACTTACAATGACATAGAATGCTAGTTAAGCGATTCCGTGACTgatttgtttgtctgtctgcagAAACAATTTCACTGGAATCATTTTTGCCATTTATCATCATTGGCATTGTGGCCTTTGTAGTCTTTGTGACAATAAGGCTCTGCAAGAGAAGCATGCGGAAAAGAAACTTGTCCAATTTACCAAAGACTTTGGTAAGCGCATAATGTGTATGGTGGGTAATGTATGTATTATGTAGAATGAGTAAAATGTAGTGTATTTTATGTATAAAGCAGTACTACTTTCTCCTCTGGGACGAGTTCATCCTATCCAATGCTTTTGCTTGTTGCTAGAACAGTATATGATATCGGTTTGTTTTCTGGTCCAAAACCGTAACCAAACACTCTCTGAGCTGACTAATCTCAATTTGGCTATGCATTATTCTTTCACAGGCTTCAACCTTATCAAACCCACACAAGAATATAATGGACCTGCCATTTGAGATCATAGCGCACATCAGTGGCATAGAACCAGTTACCACCACATCCCAGAGCCTGTTGGAAActtcagaagaggaggaggaaccgGTTGAGAGTCCGACCACTAGCGTTGGATTTTCGGCTAACCCCTTTAGTTCTGGGCAGGTGGGAGAGGGCTTATCGGACAGCAGGAGCCAATTACGGACTGAGCTTCAGGTGACACAGCCACGCTCTGTGCTGCTGTGTGGAGATGACTCCGAGGAATCAGAGGACATGGATTCCACAGCTTCTGGCTATGACAGACGACACATTCCTCTAcaagaggtggaggtggagatgaGTGCAGGAGATGTAGTGGTGGGCTATGGCCCCACCTGAGCACCTCTGAACTCAGgcctctgtaaaaaaaaaaaaactttcactGGATGGATTAAGAACAATGACATTTGACTTCACAGAACTGGTTTACCTAGGtacactgatacactgtcatGCCTAACTGATGTTCAATCGTGTCCTCATTGGTGCagctcttcattcaaagactcaatcatggacacactTACTGAGGtgtggctgcttcgcgtgatgtattgtctctaccttcttgccctttgtgctatTGTCTGTGTAATAATGTTTTGcggctaccatgttgtcatgtgttgctgccatgctatgttgtcgtcttaggtctctctttatgtagtgttgcggTGTCTCTCGTCATCAGTtctgtcctatatttttattttattttgtatttttaatcccagcccccttccctgcaggaggccttttgatAGGTCGTCaatataaataagaatttgttcttaactgacttgcctagttaaaggtaaaaaaaaaataagtaGAGAAATGTTTGAATTTTTGTACATTTTATTTGTAACTTTTTTTTAACAAggcaaaccctaacccggacgatgctg is a window encoding:
- the ifngr1 gene encoding interferon gamma receptor 1; this encodes MMLAFCGSLIFLMVLVTAVSTLVPPPENVTVSCNNLQTTVDWNHSELLRRPLFKLKITGDHSSWENSTKQHHYDLSPLMWNAKGLDRYFVNITAIDEMEESASQKSSIFTFNRYLTADIHCKLDFPAVKVSMKDMKVTVSFDNPYHLYTELKESRMGEDDKRFLSQVTYENTNHTFECQIEDKVCHHHFTVLGNKEKYCVSLEGNAMVHRVMFNRKGPICVNEEKTISLESFLPFIIIGIVAFVVFVTIRLCKRSMRKRNLSNLPKTLASTLSNPHKNIMDLPFEIIAHISGIEPVTTTSQSLLETSEEEEEPVESPTTSVGFSANPFSSGQVGEGLSDSRSQLRTELQVTQPRSVLLCGDDSEESEDMDSTASGYDRRHIPLQEVEVEMSAGDVVVGYGPT